CGAGGCTGAGTGGGAATATGCTGCCCGTGGAGGTACGGAAACACCTTATTTCTTTCCCGGAAGTCCGAAAGATTTTTCAGATCAGGGATTTATGCGGAATGTTTTCAAGCCGAAGACCGACGGTATCACCTCGTATGTGGTCTATGACAAAAATAGTAACGGACGTACGCAGCCTCCTTCCGAAGTGATGGCCAATCCTTTCGGATTAAAAAATATGCTGGGTAATGTGATGGAGTATACGGCTGACAAATATGATCCGCAAGCATATGCTAAACGGTCAGGAGTTACACATAATCCCCGCGTGACCGAAGGTGACGAATGGGTGGTACGTGGAGGACTCTATTCTTCCGATGCGGCTGATGTGCGGAGTGCGAGCCGTAGACATACGCAACACGAAGCATGGTTGAGGACGGACCCGCAACAACCAAAGAGTATCTGGTGGTATTCCGATATAAAAGGGATCGGATTCCGTGTAGTATGTGAACCGGACTTATAGTGGTAAGGTGAAATGGTGGAGAAGTGATAATAACAATAAAAAATCCTAAAACAATAATCTAAAACAATCAAAGTAATGAAGAAAGAAAACAATCTAACCAGAAGGTCATTTCTGAAAACTTCTGCCGTGGCGGGAGCAGTCGGAGTGATCGGTACCGGCTCCGCGGGATTTCTGACATCCTGTAGTGGTGGAGGAAAAGAGGGTAATGCGCCTTTGAGAGAGCCTGGTACTTATTATATCCCCGAACTTCCTGACTTGGCAACTGACGGAAAAGAACTGAAAGCAGGTGTTGTAGGTTGCGGTGGACGTGGTTCGGGAGCAGCCATGAACTTCTTGAATGCAGCCAATGGCGTGACTATCGTCGCTTTGGGTGATGTGTTCCAGGACAAGGTCGACAAGCTGGCAGAGAAACTGAAGGACGAAAAAAATATCGATATTCCTGCCGATAAACGCTTTGTGGGATTGGATGCCTATAAACAGGTGATCGATAGCGATATCGACGTACTGATCGACTGCACTCCTCCTTTCTTCCGTCCTGAACATTTCAGATATGCGGTAGAGAAAAACAAACATAGTTTTCTGGAAAAACCGATCTGTGTAGACTCGGCAGGATATCGTACCATCGTAGCTGCAGCCAGGCAAGCGCAGGCCAAGAACTTATCCGTAGTTACCGGAACGCAACGCCACCATCAGCGCGGCTATGTGGAATCATTCAAACAAATCATGAATGGCGCTATTGGTGAAATTACCGGTGGAACGGTTTATTGGAACCAGTCTCAGTTGTGGTATCGCGACCGTCAACCACAATGGAACGATTTCGAGTTTATGGTACGCGACTGGGTGAACTGGAAATGGCTGTCGGGAGACCATATCGTGGAGCAGCATGTCCACAATATTGATGTATTTACCTGGTTCTCCGGATTGAAACCTGTCAGTGCAGTCGGTTTTGGTTCACGCCAACGTCGTGTGACGGGTGACCAGTACGATAATTTCAGTATCGACTTCACCATGGAGAACGGTATTCATATGCACAGTATGTGCCGCCAGATCAATGGTTGTGCCAACAACGTGAGCGAATTTATCCAGGGAACGAAAGGATCATGGTCGAGCAATGGTGGACATGTGATTAAGGATCTTGCCGGCAATGTGATCTGGCAATATGATAGTGAGGCTGAAAAGGCCACTTTCCAGCAAACGGATCCCTATACCCTGGAGCATGTCAATCTGATTAACTGCATACGGGGTAACAAACCAATCGAACAGGCATCTGAAACGGCTGTGTCGAATATGGCTGGAATCATGGGGCGTGAAGCAGCCTATACCGGACAGCAAGTGACCTGGGATGCCATGACTGCTGCTCCGCTTGATTACACTCCCGCCGACCTGAATATCGGTAAAATGGATATGTCCGGATTTACGGTACCCGTACCGGGAAGTGGAAAATAAAAAATTGCGATTATGACACTCGACAGGAGAAGATTTTTAAAAACAACCCTTGCCGGTTCAGCAGCTGTGGCCATAGGTGGATGTACCTCGTTTGCTTCGGCAAACGGAAAGGGAGACTCTTGCTCTAAGAGTAAGGCGAAACTGAATATCTCTTTTCAGGAGGGAACCGCTCCCGGAGCCAACCTGAATGAGAAGTTCGATTTCATGGAAAAGCATGGTGTAGTGGGCTTTGAACCTCACGGAAAACCTATGCTTGCGAGATTACAGGAGATGAAAGACGCTCTCAAAGGGCGAAATATAAAAGTGAGTGCCGTCTGTGCCGGTTTTGATGGTTTTATCCTCTCTACCGATCCGAAGATCCGGAAACAATGCCGTGATACGATGGAAGCACTGATGATTGCCGCAGGTGAACTCGAATCAGTAGGTGTAATCATTGTACCTGCTTTTAACAGCCAGGTTCCGGTGATGCCCCACACGCAGGAGACACGCGATTTCCTCTGTGAGCAGTTTGACGAGATGGGCACTTTTGCACAACAACATGGCACGACTGTTATTCTCGAGCCGCTGAACCGCAAGGAGGCATTCTATCTCCGTCAGGTGGCTGATGCCGCTTCTATCTGCCGTGATATAAATAATCCGGGAGTGAAATGTTTGGGTGACTTCTGGCACATGACCTGGGAAGAGACTTGCGATATGGCTGCCTTCCTTTCTGCCGGAGATTACCTGCAACACGTGCATATGGCCAGCCGTAAACGGCGCAGCATGCCCGGAGAAGATGGTGATGCAGATGACTATGTGAAGGGGTTTAAAGGGCTCAAGATGCTTGGATACGACAAGTATGTCAGCTTTGAATGCGGTGCTCAGGGAGATCGTAATATAGTAGTGCCGGCAGCCCTTGAATTACTTCGTAAACAGTGGGAAGAAGCGTGAGACTATCCTTCATGACGAATAGATAGTGCTGCATAAATAAAAATGAGTGAAGGGAATCAATCCCTCACTCATTTTTTGCTAAATAAACTAAAATAAACATCCCTGTCAAAAATCACTATGGAAAAATTAATACGTTTTCTCTCATCGTATAAAGCCTCTATCGTGTTATTGCTGATCTATGCGATTGGTTTGGCAACAGCTACTTTTATCGAAAAATGGATGGGGGCGCAGGCTGCCAAGATGCTGGTCTATTATTCACCACTGTTTTTGTTCCTTCAATTTCTGCTGGTGATGAATTTTATACTGATTCTTTTCAGTCGTAATTTTATCCAAAGAAAAAAATGGGCCATGGTGGTGATCCACTGTGCCCTTGTGGTTATTCTTTTAGGAGCATTGACCACTTTCCTGTTTGGGAAAGAAGGACAGGTACATATCCGTGAAGGTGAGAAAACTGACCAGATGGTAATGCATACCTCCAAAGGAGTAAAGACGGAAATTTTGCCTTTTGTGTTGGAACTCAAGGATTTCAGGTTAATCCGTTATCCCGGATCGCAGAGCCCTTCCTCCTACGAGAGCGATCTGCTGGTACATGTCGACGGAGAGGTCCGCGAGGAAAAAGTGTTTATGAACAACGTATTGGACGTAAAGGGATACCGTTTCTTTCAGGCATCGTACGATCAGGATGAGATGGGTACCATCCTCTCGGTGAACAGGGATGTGGCGGGACGTACTGTGACATATGCCGGCTATCTCATGCTCGTAGCAGGTTTTATCCTTATCTTTTTTATGCCTGATTCCCGATTCCGTAAGTTGCAGCAGCGATTAAAGGAAGTCCGGAAAGGTGCACTCGTTACGATCTTTGTGTTGACAGCTGTATACAGCTATTCACAGGAAATGCCTGACGGTCTGATAGACGACGCGGTACAGCATAACAGGATACCGACGGAGCATGCGGCCCGGTTCGGTAAGTTGCCGGTACAATTCCGGGGACGTACTATGCCGATGAATACTTTCTCTTCAGAGATTCTCCGCAAAGTACATAAAGAACAGACATTCGGCGATCTCAATTCCGATCAGTTTTTGCTGGGTATACTTGCTATGCCGCAGATGTGGATGCAGGTGCCATTCATCGTCTTATCCGATAAAGAAGTCAGTAGACGTTATAACCTGCCCGAAGAATATGTACCCTATTATCATCTTTTCGACCAGCAGGGAAATTACAGGCTGCTACCCCAATTGCAGGAGATTTATCATAAGCCGGCGGATAAGAGAATGTTCTCTGAAAAAGAGCTGGTCAAACTTGATGAACGAGTGAGTATTCTCTATCAGTTATTGAACCATACTCTGTTTGGGATCTACCCCGATCCGAAGGATCCTTCCCATACCTGGTATGCACCGGGTGATGATCTTTCCGCTTTTTCAGAAACGGATTCGCTCTTCATTATCCGGTCGTTCGAACAGTACCTTGAGGAAGTAAGGCAAGCGCTGGGAAATGGTGACTGGTCCAAAGCCGACCAGGCCTTGGATGTGATCGCGTCATACCAGTTGGCTAATGATAAAGCCTCTCTGATTCATCCGAAGAAATTGGAGGCGGAGTTCCGCTATAACAAGATGGATCTCTTTAACCGTGTGAAAACCGGTTATTTTATCTGTGGAGGATTGCTGCTTGTTATCGCTTTGATGCAATTGTTGCGCGAAAAGCGATGGAAGAGTTATGTGGCTATGGCCCTGACCGTGGGTATCATGTTGTTGTTCCTTTGCCACATGTTTGGTATGGGGATGAGATGGTATATCTCGGGGTATGCACCATGGAGTAATTCTTATGAAACTATGGTCTATGTGTCGTGGGCTACGGTACTGGCCGGCTTTATCTTTGGACGGAAAAGTACACTCACACGTGCACTTGCCACGCTTTTTGGTGGAGTTATCCTGTTTGTAGCTGCCCTCAACTGGATGGATCCGCAGATCAATACACTGGTACCGGTATTGAAGTCGCCCTGGTTGATGTTTCACGTTGCTGTGATCGTGGCTGCCTACGGATTTTTCGGTATCAGTTTCCTGCTCGGCATCACTAATCTCTCTATAATGGCTTTTACGAAGGATAGTCCGCGTTTATCTTCCCGCATTCAGGAGTTAAGTATCATCAATAATATGTCGTTGTTGGTGGGAGTAGTATTGATGACTACCGGTACATTCCTTGGAGCCGTCTGGGCGAACGAGTCATGGGGCCGGT
This window of the Proteiniphilum saccharofermentans genome carries:
- a CDS encoding Gfo/Idh/MocA family oxidoreductase produces the protein MKKENNLTRRSFLKTSAVAGAVGVIGTGSAGFLTSCSGGGKEGNAPLREPGTYYIPELPDLATDGKELKAGVVGCGGRGSGAAMNFLNAANGVTIVALGDVFQDKVDKLAEKLKDEKNIDIPADKRFVGLDAYKQVIDSDIDVLIDCTPPFFRPEHFRYAVEKNKHSFLEKPICVDSAGYRTIVAAARQAQAKNLSVVTGTQRHHQRGYVESFKQIMNGAIGEITGGTVYWNQSQLWYRDRQPQWNDFEFMVRDWVNWKWLSGDHIVEQHVHNIDVFTWFSGLKPVSAVGFGSRQRRVTGDQYDNFSIDFTMENGIHMHSMCRQINGCANNVSEFIQGTKGSWSSNGGHVIKDLAGNVIWQYDSEAEKATFQQTDPYTLEHVNLINCIRGNKPIEQASETAVSNMAGIMGREAAYTGQQVTWDAMTAAPLDYTPADLNIGKMDMSGFTVPVPGSGK
- a CDS encoding TIM barrel protein, translated to MTLDRRRFLKTTLAGSAAVAIGGCTSFASANGKGDSCSKSKAKLNISFQEGTAPGANLNEKFDFMEKHGVVGFEPHGKPMLARLQEMKDALKGRNIKVSAVCAGFDGFILSTDPKIRKQCRDTMEALMIAAGELESVGVIIVPAFNSQVPVMPHTQETRDFLCEQFDEMGTFAQQHGTTVILEPLNRKEAFYLRQVADAASICRDINNPGVKCLGDFWHMTWEETCDMAAFLSAGDYLQHVHMASRKRRSMPGEDGDADDYVKGFKGLKMLGYDKYVSFECGAQGDRNIVVPAALELLRKQWEEA
- the ccsA gene encoding cytochrome c biogenesis protein CcsA encodes the protein MEKLIRFLSSYKASIVLLLIYAIGLATATFIEKWMGAQAAKMLVYYSPLFLFLQFLLVMNFILILFSRNFIQRKKWAMVVIHCALVVILLGALTTFLFGKEGQVHIREGEKTDQMVMHTSKGVKTEILPFVLELKDFRLIRYPGSQSPSSYESDLLVHVDGEVREEKVFMNNVLDVKGYRFFQASYDQDEMGTILSVNRDVAGRTVTYAGYLMLVAGFILIFFMPDSRFRKLQQRLKEVRKGALVTIFVLTAVYSYSQEMPDGLIDDAVQHNRIPTEHAARFGKLPVQFRGRTMPMNTFSSEILRKVHKEQTFGDLNSDQFLLGILAMPQMWMQVPFIVLSDKEVSRRYNLPEEYVPYYHLFDQQGNYRLLPQLQEIYHKPADKRMFSEKELVKLDERVSILYQLLNHTLFGIYPDPKDPSHTWYAPGDDLSAFSETDSLFIIRSFEQYLEEVRQALGNGDWSKADQALDVIASYQLANDKASLIHPKKLEAEFRYNKMDLFNRVKTGYFICGGLLLVIALMQLLREKRWKSYVAMALTVGIMLLFLCHMFGMGMRWYISGYAPWSNSYETMVYVSWATVLAGFIFGRKSTLTRALATLFGGVILFVAALNWMDPQINTLVPVLKSPWLMFHVAVIVAAYGFFGISFLLGITNLSIMAFTKDSPRLSSRIQELSIINNMSLLVGVVLMTTGTFLGAVWANESWGRYWGWDPKETWALITVVVYSMVTHLHLVKKWNNLWLFNLLSVFAFASVLMTFLGVNYFLSGMHSYGQADGVSSVFLYIGIAFAVLGILGIISYMKSEKGDRETGRLERKS